In the genome of Segatella copri, one region contains:
- a CDS encoding response regulator, giving the protein MCNFVGMKKAIVIIFAVMFCLLAASYYFDLGRSTTLRALQEKGKQTTKDNMLSSQSVTSIACDRRELMWIGTSAGVNVYDGKNFVQFGHDIKDTTALPDDYINVLHLDRAGRMWVGTQNGLARYVGAYRFHRIALPDDHDNIVAIEDSREKDDSMAVLVSDGSRTFHISGDEKITPSHRQIKPNHLQTPLPEDLSILRKPVEVVSATFRDHGDNLWVGYRNSGFQVISQNRIAYKKANDNPLAKATKGMAMLCMTAVGNHLLAGTALRVFIYDLQNRRIGQIPFRNIFDSVPAPQKINLNNIVKYDDEHAWMVSGHQVASCRISDECADVLHKSPVLKSLLGYGLKVGDALYVCSEGGKLLRFRFDNLQPDTIPVPSAYYDHETKMEKLADGNILLFMQGMHLAILSPKTGKIKEMKVAGMPEYGNFDPAFAKLDSYGMVWLGTKRDGLYLIDMKRKSMRSAKVLNDTHIEGMVEDRNRQLWVTTMRDAFFVTFKSKVFMMNGLLSASQDRDDWQFYNNSICLSPDGDVVFGSSMGCKFMPQEAMYTDFMQTPAGIHAAELLNIYGMEVKKTDGKVLAATDEISHLDSYTFAYDENDLRFNFYYPSFSRRSALMCQYKLEGYDHDWQMPTYGKEAHYSNLTPGKYTFRLRLISAPDKPALSERKIEIIIKPAPWQSSAAWLLYFGIIALMLHILNTFYLRARTNRLHLLQEQQEREREKLAKEMNMRFFANVAHEFRNPITIIAGPLMTLNADKALPQSVHRTLNHVCMSVNRMLRLIDQMLDFNQLETDELRLKVAEVDVIEALRQQVTAFGDSARIKGIKLELVKQSADYRMWLDFDKLEKILGNLFTNALKHTEPGGVIRIQAGVKDKMLEISVFNSGKAIKEDKLQDVFKRYYQLADTQNSNLYGWGTGIGLYYVKRLVELHHGSVTVKNVHAVSEISAEASLRNGVEFCFCLPMDRSIYNKVEIAEQEKRVMQIPLSADCSMEAKPEENKKMNRPKILVVDDDVDVAQYLHYIFAADYEVVNRYSAEEALADLEEVKPDLILSDIIMDKMSGYEFCRVLKNDLMFSHIPVILITAMSKMSEQIEGLKLGAVAYVTKPFDPAYLKALVVSQLQNMQTLRQRLGESTETQTLSEKVADTLSEQDRKFMDELYQLMEKHSKEQDLSVSTMCKDMLISPAKFNYKVKELTGETPGTFFRKYKLNRAAVLLREGKLNVSEIAVLTGFSTAAHFSVAFKKQFGVSPSEYQ; this is encoded by the coding sequence ATGTGTAATTTTGTAGGCATGAAAAAGGCGATAGTTATCATATTCGCAGTCATGTTCTGCCTGCTTGCTGCCAGCTATTATTTTGACCTGGGCAGAAGTACTACGCTGAGGGCACTGCAGGAAAAAGGTAAACAGACGACGAAAGACAATATGCTCTCGTCGCAGAGCGTTACGTCTATCGCTTGCGATAGGCGAGAGTTGATGTGGATTGGTACATCGGCTGGTGTCAATGTATATGATGGCAAGAACTTCGTGCAGTTCGGTCACGACATCAAGGATACCACAGCCCTGCCCGATGACTATATCAATGTGCTGCATCTCGACAGAGCCGGCAGAATGTGGGTGGGAACGCAGAACGGACTTGCCCGATATGTGGGAGCTTACCGCTTCCATCGCATCGCCCTGCCCGATGATCATGATAACATCGTGGCTATAGAGGATAGCAGGGAAAAGGATGATTCGATGGCGGTGCTGGTGAGTGACGGCAGCCGTACATTTCATATCAGTGGGGATGAGAAGATTACGCCATCCCATAGGCAGATAAAGCCCAATCATTTGCAGACTCCGCTTCCTGAAGACCTTTCTATCTTGCGCAAACCCGTAGAGGTGGTGAGTGCTACCTTCAGGGATCATGGTGATAATCTCTGGGTGGGTTACCGCAATTCGGGCTTTCAGGTTATTTCGCAGAATCGTATTGCTTACAAGAAAGCCAACGATAATCCTTTGGCAAAGGCTACCAAGGGAATGGCGATGCTCTGCATGACTGCGGTGGGAAATCATCTGCTGGCTGGTACAGCCCTGCGGGTGTTTATCTATGATTTGCAAAACCGTCGCATCGGACAGATACCATTCCGAAATATCTTCGATTCTGTTCCCGCACCCCAGAAAATCAATCTGAACAACATCGTGAAATATGATGATGAGCATGCCTGGATGGTGAGCGGACACCAGGTGGCGAGTTGCCGTATCAGCGATGAATGTGCCGATGTGCTCCACAAATCTCCCGTGTTGAAGTCTTTGCTTGGCTACGGATTGAAGGTGGGCGATGCTCTGTATGTATGTAGCGAGGGAGGAAAGCTCCTGCGTTTCCGCTTTGATAACCTGCAGCCTGATACCATCCCGGTCCCAAGTGCCTATTATGACCATGAAACCAAGATGGAGAAACTGGCCGATGGAAATATCCTGCTGTTTATGCAGGGTATGCATCTCGCCATCCTTTCTCCTAAAACGGGAAAGATAAAGGAGATGAAGGTGGCTGGCATGCCTGAGTACGGCAACTTCGACCCTGCCTTCGCTAAGCTGGATTCGTATGGAATGGTGTGGCTGGGTACCAAGCGTGATGGACTTTACCTCATCGATATGAAGAGAAAGTCTATGCGCAGTGCCAAGGTACTGAACGATACTCATATTGAAGGAATGGTAGAAGACAGGAATCGCCAGCTTTGGGTAACCACTATGCGTGATGCCTTCTTTGTCACCTTCAAGAGCAAGGTTTTTATGATGAACGGTCTGCTCTCGGCTAGCCAAGACCGTGACGACTGGCAGTTTTATAATAATTCCATCTGCCTGTCGCCTGACGGTGACGTGGTGTTTGGCAGTTCTATGGGTTGCAAGTTTATGCCGCAAGAGGCGATGTACACCGATTTCATGCAGACCCCAGCCGGTATTCATGCAGCCGAATTGCTGAATATCTATGGCATGGAGGTGAAGAAGACGGATGGCAAGGTGCTTGCCGCTACCGACGAGATATCACATCTGGATAGCTATACTTTTGCCTATGACGAGAACGACCTGAGGTTTAATTTCTATTATCCTTCGTTCAGTCGCCGTTCGGCACTGATGTGCCAGTACAAGCTGGAGGGGTATGACCATGACTGGCAGATGCCTACCTATGGTAAGGAGGCTCATTACTCCAACCTTACCCCGGGAAAATATACATTCCGCTTGCGTTTGATATCCGCTCCCGATAAGCCTGCCTTGTCTGAGCGCAAGATAGAAATCATCATCAAGCCTGCCCCTTGGCAGTCGTCGGCGGCATGGTTGCTCTATTTCGGCATCATCGCCCTGATGCTTCATATCCTCAATACGTTCTATCTCAGGGCACGTACCAACCGGCTTCATCTCTTGCAGGAACAGCAGGAACGTGAACGTGAGAAGCTTGCCAAGGAGATGAACATGAGATTCTTTGCTAATGTTGCCCACGAGTTCAGAAACCCAATCACCATCATCGCCGGTCCGCTGATGACGCTGAATGCCGACAAGGCTTTGCCGCAGTCGGTGCATCGCACGCTGAACCATGTATGCATGAGTGTGAACAGAATGCTGAGGCTCATCGACCAGATGCTCGACTTCAACCAGTTGGAGACGGATGAGCTGCGCCTGAAGGTGGCAGAGGTAGATGTTATCGAGGCGTTGCGCCAGCAGGTGACTGCCTTTGGGGATTCGGCAAGAATCAAGGGCATCAAACTGGAACTGGTGAAACAGAGTGCCGACTATCGGATGTGGCTGGATTTTGATAAACTGGAAAAGATTCTGGGCAATCTCTTTACCAATGCCTTGAAGCATACTGAACCTGGAGGTGTTATCCGAATACAGGCTGGTGTGAAGGATAAGATGCTGGAAATATCTGTCTTCAACAGCGGCAAGGCGATAAAGGAGGATAAGTTGCAGGATGTGTTCAAGCGATATTACCAGTTGGCAGATACGCAGAATTCTAATCTTTACGGTTGGGGTACGGGCATCGGACTTTATTATGTAAAGCGCCTTGTGGAGCTTCATCATGGTTCTGTCACGGTGAAGAATGTGCATGCGGTGAGCGAGATCTCTGCTGAGGCTTCGCTCAGGAATGGTGTGGAGTTTTGTTTCTGCCTGCCGATGGATAGGTCTATATATAATAAGGTGGAAATTGCGGAACAGGAGAAGCGGGTGATGCAGATTCCTTTGAGTGCAGATTGCTCTATGGAAGCAAAACCTGAAGAAAACAAGAAGATGAATAGACCTAAGATTCTGGTGGTGGATGATGATGTGGATGTGGCACAATATCTGCATTATATCTTTGCTGCCGACTATGAGGTGGTGAACCGCTATTCGGCAGAAGAGGCACTGGCAGACCTGGAAGAGGTGAAGCCAGATTTGATACTCAGCGATATCATCATGGACAAGATGTCGGGCTATGAATTCTGCAGGGTATTGAAGAATGATTTGATGTTCAGTCATATCCCTGTGATATTGATTACGGCGATGTCGAAGATGAGCGAGCAGATAGAGGGCTTGAAGTTGGGGGCAGTGGCATACGTTACCAAGCCTTTCGACCCGGCTTACCTGAAGGCGCTTGTGGTTTCGCAGTTGCAGAACATGCAGACGCTCCGTCAGCGTTTGGGTGAGAGTACGGAAACTCAGACCTTGTCGGAGAAAGTGGCGGATACTCTCTCTGAGCAGGACAGGAAGTTTATGGATGAATTATATCAGTTGATGGAGAAGCATTCTAAAGAACAGGATTTGAGTGTTTCTACCATGTGTAAGGATATGCTGATTAGTCCGGCTAAGTTTAATTATAAAGTAAAGGAACTTACAGGTGAGACTCCTGGCACCTTCTTCCGTAAATACAAGCTCAACAGGGCAGCTGTTTTGTTGCGTGAAGGCAAACTTAATGTTTCAGAGATAGCCGTGTTGACAGGATTCAGTACTGCGGCCCATTTCTCCGTTGCATTTAAGAAGCAGTTCGGCGTTTCGCCGAGCGAATACCAGTAA
- a CDS encoding Cof-type HAD-IIB family hydrolase yields the protein MPYRAIALDLDGTLTNHEKVVTPKTREALLKAASEGAVIILASGRPTYGIEPVAECLELNQRGGYILSYNGGNIVNAQTGEKLFSQFLPDEVIPELYAYAKEKGHALLGYAGNEIITEMPDDEYVKEESRINKMNIRKVDNLFEALEPHPTKLLMTGDPTLMLKAEEDLVEKLGDRMDIFRSAPFFLELVPKGIDKAKSLTRLLAKINLTPADMIAFGDGYNDLSMLKLAGMGVAMENAAPEVRAEADYVTLSNEEDGVAAALEHFGM from the coding sequence ATTCCTTATCGTGCCATCGCCCTTGATTTGGATGGCACCTTAACCAACCACGAGAAAGTGGTTACCCCCAAGACCCGCGAAGCCTTGCTCAAGGCTGCAAGCGAGGGAGCCGTAATTATCCTTGCTTCCGGTCGCCCTACCTACGGCATCGAACCGGTGGCAGAATGCCTGGAACTGAATCAGCGAGGAGGTTACATTCTTTCTTATAATGGTGGCAATATCGTGAACGCCCAGACTGGCGAAAAACTCTTCTCGCAGTTTCTGCCGGATGAAGTGATACCGGAATTATATGCCTATGCCAAGGAGAAAGGGCATGCCCTGCTGGGATATGCCGGCAACGAAATCATCACAGAGATGCCAGACGATGAGTATGTGAAAGAGGAGTCGCGCATCAACAAGATGAACATCCGAAAGGTGGACAACCTGTTTGAAGCCCTGGAGCCTCATCCTACCAAGCTCCTCATGACTGGCGACCCTACCCTCATGCTCAAGGCTGAAGAGGATTTAGTAGAAAAGTTGGGAGACAGAATGGATATCTTCCGCTCGGCTCCTTTCTTCCTGGAGTTGGTACCTAAGGGGATAGACAAGGCAAAGTCGCTGACTCGCCTCCTGGCGAAAATCAATCTTACTCCTGCCGACATGATTGCCTTCGGCGATGGTTACAACGACCTGAGCATGCTGAAGCTTGCCGGCATGGGGGTGGCGATGGAGAATGCAGCCCCAGAAGTAAGAGCCGAAGCCGACTATGTTACGCTATCAAACGAAGAGGATGGCGTAGCCGCAGCCCTCGAACATTTCGGAATGTAA
- a CDS encoding glycoside hydrolase family 97 protein, translated as MKKNVLAVALALMASIGAYAEKNTITSPDGKLNVVVEDRDGKLYYSIDYAGKRMMEESQLGLLANVGDFSQGLTFQSKKEAKVEKSYDLRTAKVSHVDYHANQLHVTYINGNKQPMTVTFNVSNNDVAFRYTFDQLKAQHLIVNEEKTAFNLPKITTTYLCPQSDPLIGFARTKPSYEEDYKVDQPLSAKSGYGHGYTFPCLFKVGGDGWVLVSETGTHGNYPGCHISDYDAAKGYQIAFPMEKEADGIGATSGAFILPGSTPWRTITVGSDLKPLVETTIPYDVVDPRFEASQKYGTGKYAWSWLIWQDGSCNYKDQKQFIDLAATMGYEYVLVDALWDTQIGRDKIAELSKYAQSKNVSLMLWYNSNGVANDAPQGPRGIMDNIVARKKEMAWMKSIGIKGIKVDFFGGDKQHTMQQYEDILSDANDYGIQVIFHGCTLPRGWERMYPNYVSSEAVLASENVFFSDYHAKQEGFELTMHPFCRNAVGAMDWGGTIMNKYLSKDNKSRHRRYTTDVFEMASAIMNQAAIQCIAIYPNNLSELPQHEIDFLKSVPTTWDETKFIAGYPGKYAVVARRHGDKWYVAGLNGTDQLMKLTLKLPMLAGKTITYYYETASKDKKALWPDSHVKTVKVDKKGNLKVEMQPKGGLIVKR; from the coding sequence ATGAAGAAAAACGTTTTAGCAGTAGCGCTGGCATTGATGGCTAGCATCGGTGCCTATGCCGAAAAGAATACCATCACTTCTCCTGATGGTAAGTTGAATGTCGTGGTAGAAGACCGCGATGGCAAACTCTATTATTCCATCGACTATGCTGGCAAGCGAATGATGGAGGAATCGCAGCTCGGCCTCCTTGCCAATGTAGGCGATTTCAGCCAAGGCTTGACCTTTCAGAGTAAGAAAGAGGCGAAGGTGGAGAAGAGTTATGACCTTCGCACCGCCAAGGTATCGCATGTAGATTATCATGCCAATCAGCTCCATGTAACATACATCAACGGCAATAAGCAGCCGATGACCGTTACCTTCAATGTGAGCAACAACGATGTGGCTTTCCGTTATACTTTTGACCAGCTGAAGGCGCAGCATCTCATCGTAAACGAAGAGAAGACTGCCTTCAATCTGCCAAAGATAACCACCACTTACCTTTGTCCACAGTCGGATCCGCTCATCGGTTTTGCCCGTACCAAACCAAGTTATGAGGAGGATTATAAGGTGGATCAGCCTCTGTCTGCCAAATCGGGTTATGGTCATGGCTATACCTTCCCATGCCTCTTCAAGGTAGGCGGCGATGGATGGGTATTGGTCAGCGAGACGGGTACTCACGGCAACTATCCGGGTTGTCACATCAGCGATTACGATGCAGCCAAGGGTTATCAGATAGCCTTCCCAATGGAGAAAGAGGCTGATGGCATCGGGGCTACATCGGGTGCCTTCATTCTTCCGGGTTCCACTCCATGGCGCACCATCACCGTGGGTTCTGATTTGAAGCCTCTGGTAGAGACCACCATTCCATACGATGTAGTGGATCCAAGATTCGAGGCATCTCAGAAATACGGCACAGGCAAGTATGCCTGGAGCTGGCTCATCTGGCAGGATGGTTCCTGCAACTATAAAGACCAGAAGCAGTTCATCGACCTGGCTGCTACTATGGGATATGAATATGTGCTGGTTGATGCACTCTGGGATACTCAGATTGGTAGAGACAAGATTGCCGAATTGAGCAAGTATGCGCAGAGTAAGAATGTAAGTCTGATGCTTTGGTATAATTCCAATGGTGTGGCCAACGATGCACCTCAGGGACCTCGTGGTATCATGGATAACATCGTGGCCCGCAAGAAGGAGATGGCTTGGATGAAGAGCATCGGCATCAAGGGTATCAAGGTGGATTTCTTCGGTGGTGACAAGCAGCACACCATGCAGCAGTATGAGGATATCCTCAGCGATGCCAACGATTATGGCATTCAGGTTATCTTCCATGGCTGCACCCTGCCAAGAGGTTGGGAGCGTATGTATCCAAACTATGTATCCAGCGAGGCTGTACTGGCTTCAGAGAATGTATTCTTCTCTGATTATCATGCCAAGCAGGAGGGTTTCGAGCTGACCATGCATCCATTCTGCCGCAATGCCGTGGGAGCGATGGATTGGGGTGGTACCATCATGAACAAGTATCTTTCCAAGGATAACAAAAGTCGTCATCGCCGTTATACCACCGATGTTTTCGAGATGGCTTCGGCTATCATGAACCAGGCGGCCATCCAGTGCATCGCCATCTATCCGAACAATCTCTCTGAGCTTCCTCAGCACGAGATTGATTTCCTGAAGAGCGTTCCTACTACATGGGATGAGACGAAGTTCATTGCCGGTTATCCTGGAAAATATGCGGTTGTTGCTCGTCGCCATGGCGACAAATGGTATGTGGCTGGCTTGAATGGCACCGACCAGCTGATGAAGCTCACCCTGAAGTTACCTATGCTCGCAGGCAAGACCATTACCTATTATTATGAGACGGCAAGCAAGGACAAGAAGGCTCTCTGGCCAGACTCTCATGTAAAGACCGTGAAGGTGGATAAAAAGGGAAACCTCAAGGTGGAGATGCAGCCTAAGGGTGGATTGATTGTTAAAAGGTAA